In Poecile atricapillus isolate bPoeAtr1 chromosome W, bPoeAtr1.hap1, whole genome shotgun sequence, one DNA window encodes the following:
- the LOC131592214 gene encoding ras association domain-containing protein 9-like isoform X2, translating to MASNEREIVVWVCQEEKIVCGLTKRTTCSEVIQALLEEHQTTFGEKKVLFGKPSDYCIVEKWRGSERVLPPLTKILRLWKAWGEEQANLHFVLVKSDAFLSFPLWKTAEAKVVQNVEKQWDLSPANYMKMLPIDKQKKIVRKTFRKLAKLKQDSVQQERDNMETLIHLIISQDHTIHQQVLRMKELDMEIEKCEAKFHLDRVANDGENYVQDSYLMINTSEAEQQGSRPDDQKEMHDYLSKSEGILQVEERLKHHKQLIENLCAEIEREVHGICMEKNGEDVRTEGAANVELETSDLESVKYELEKSMKDGLRINSYLSCIQKELTYRDSLLQKKEKEYELLTEEFNLLHVKDNIETRLQPNEEPSKGSGISSNSIAAPDFVHRVTNLDINDTDSDTGISSTHSQDSEITAGDMVLLST from the coding sequence ATGGCTTCAAATGAAAGAGAGATTGTGGTTTGGGTTTGCCAGGAGGAAAAGATTGTGTGTGGCCTGACAAAGCGCACAACTTGCTCAGAAGTGATTCAAGCACTGCTTGAGGAACATCAGACAACATTTGGAGAGAAAAAGGTCCTTTTTGGAAAACCTAGTGATTACTGCATTGTAGAAAAATGGAGAGGCTCGGAGCGAGTACTGCCTCCCTTGACAAAGATTCTGAGACTCTGGAAGGCCTGGGGGGAAGAGCAGGCAAATTTGCATTTTGTATTGGTAAAGTCAGATGCTTTCCTCTCGTTTCCATTGTGGAAAACAGCTGAAGCCAAGGTAGTACAAAATGTAGAAAAGCAGTGGGACCTCAGTCCAGCAAACTACATGAAGATGTTGCCAATAgacaagcaaaagaaaattgtgAGGAAGACTTTCCGGAAACTAGCCAAGCTTAAGCAGGACAGTGTTCAGCAAGAGAGAGATAATATGGAGACACTGATCCATCTGATCATTTCTCAAGATCATACCATTCATCAACAAGTCCTTAGAATGAAGGAACTAGATATGGAAATTGAAAAATGTGAAGCAAAATTCCATCTAGATCGTGTGGCAAATGATGGAGAAAATTATGTGCAGGACTCCTATTTAATGATCAATACAAGTGAGGCTGAGCAGCAAGGGAGTAGGCCAGATGATCAAAAAGAGATGCATGACTATTTGAGCAAAAGCGAGGGAATTTTACAGGTTGAAGAGAGACTGAAACATCACAAACAATTAATAGAGAACCTGTGTGCTGAAATTGAAAGAGAAGTACACGGTAtatgcatggaaaaaaatggagaggATGTTCGCACAGAAGGAGCAGCTAATGTTGAACTGGAAACCTCAGATTTGGAAAGTGTAAAATATGAGCTGGAAAAAAGTATGAAAGATGGTCTGAGAATCAACTCATACCTGAGCTGCATCCAGAAAGAACTTACATACAGGGACTCACTGcttcaaaagaaggaaaaagaatatgAACTTCTTACAGAAGAATTTAACTTACTACATGTTAAAGACAACATTGAAACTAGGCTTCAACCAAATGAAGAGCCATCCAAGGGCAGTGGCATCTCTAGTAACAGCATTGCTGCTCCTGACTTTGTTCATAGAGTGACTAATCTGGACATAAACGATACAGACTCTGACACTGGAATCAGCTCTACACACAGTCAGGACTCTGAAATAACTGCAGGGGACATGGTACTGCTGTCAACATAG
- the LOC131592214 gene encoding ras association domain-containing protein 9-like isoform X1 — translation MAPFGRNLLKTRHKNRSPSKDMASNEREIVVWVCQEEKIVCGLTKRTTCSEVIQALLEEHQTTFGEKKVLFGKPSDYCIVEKWRGSERVLPPLTKILRLWKAWGEEQANLHFVLVKSDAFLSFPLWKTAEAKVVQNVEKQWDLSPANYMKMLPIDKQKKIVRKTFRKLAKLKQDSVQQERDNMETLIHLIISQDHTIHQQVLRMKELDMEIEKCEAKFHLDRVANDGENYVQDSYLMINTSEAEQQGSRPDDQKEMHDYLSKSEGILQVEERLKHHKQLIENLCAEIEREVHGICMEKNGEDVRTEGAANVELETSDLESVKYELEKSMKDGLRINSYLSCIQKELTYRDSLLQKKEKEYELLTEEFNLLHVKDNIETRLQPNEEPSKGSGISSNSIAAPDFVHRVTNLDINDTDSDTGISSTHSQDSEITAGDMVLLST, via the exons ATGGCTCCTTTTGGAAGGAATTTACTAAAAACCCGGCATAAAAACAG GTCTCCCAGCAAGGACATGGCTTCAAATGAAAGAGAGATTGTGGTTTGGGTTTGCCAGGAGGAAAAGATTGTGTGTGGCCTGACAAAGCGCACAACTTGCTCAGAAGTGATTCAAGCACTGCTTGAGGAACATCAGACAACATTTGGAGAGAAAAAGGTCCTTTTTGGAAAACCTAGTGATTACTGCATTGTAGAAAAATGGAGAGGCTCGGAGCGAGTACTGCCTCCCTTGACAAAGATTCTGAGACTCTGGAAGGCCTGGGGGGAAGAGCAGGCAAATTTGCATTTTGTATTGGTAAAGTCAGATGCTTTCCTCTCGTTTCCATTGTGGAAAACAGCTGAAGCCAAGGTAGTACAAAATGTAGAAAAGCAGTGGGACCTCAGTCCAGCAAACTACATGAAGATGTTGCCAATAgacaagcaaaagaaaattgtgAGGAAGACTTTCCGGAAACTAGCCAAGCTTAAGCAGGACAGTGTTCAGCAAGAGAGAGATAATATGGAGACACTGATCCATCTGATCATTTCTCAAGATCATACCATTCATCAACAAGTCCTTAGAATGAAGGAACTAGATATGGAAATTGAAAAATGTGAAGCAAAATTCCATCTAGATCGTGTGGCAAATGATGGAGAAAATTATGTGCAGGACTCCTATTTAATGATCAATACAAGTGAGGCTGAGCAGCAAGGGAGTAGGCCAGATGATCAAAAAGAGATGCATGACTATTTGAGCAAAAGCGAGGGAATTTTACAGGTTGAAGAGAGACTGAAACATCACAAACAATTAATAGAGAACCTGTGTGCTGAAATTGAAAGAGAAGTACACGGTAtatgcatggaaaaaaatggagaggATGTTCGCACAGAAGGAGCAGCTAATGTTGAACTGGAAACCTCAGATTTGGAAAGTGTAAAATATGAGCTGGAAAAAAGTATGAAAGATGGTCTGAGAATCAACTCATACCTGAGCTGCATCCAGAAAGAACTTACATACAGGGACTCACTGcttcaaaagaaggaaaaagaatatgAACTTCTTACAGAAGAATTTAACTTACTACATGTTAAAGACAACATTGAAACTAGGCTTCAACCAAATGAAGAGCCATCCAAGGGCAGTGGCATCTCTAGTAACAGCATTGCTGCTCCTGACTTTGTTCATAGAGTGACTAATCTGGACATAAACGATACAGACTCTGACACTGGAATCAGCTCTACACACAGTCAGGACTCTGAAATAACTGCAGGGGACATGGTACTGCTGTCAACATAG